The sequence below is a genomic window from Bosea sp. F3-2.
TCGACACTGCAACAGCCTCGGCGGAATGGTTCGGCCTACGTCCCGGCCGGGACGTCTCAGAGCGCCTTCAGGATTGGCGCAAACGAGCCTGGACGCGTCAGGCGGCGGTTCGGTTGAATGGCTCGCCGGACTTCAACATGGCGTGCATGATCACGGCCAGCTTGCGCGCGACTGCGACGGCCGCGCGCTTGAAGCCCAGCTTTTCACGCAGCTTCAAGCCCCAGCTACGTAGGGCGCTATCAGCCTGCGCCCGCGTCAGGATGACGGTTGCGGCCTCGTAGAGCAGGCCTCGGATATGGGCATCGCCGCGCCTCGAGATGTGGCCGTCATAATCGACCTCTCCGGATTGGTAGCGCCGGGTCGTCAGGCCAAGCCATGCTCCCACGGAGCGGGATTTGGAGAAGTTGGCCGGATCTTCGATGGCGGTGGCGAAGGAGGTTGCCGTGACCGCGCCCACCCCGGGGATCGACATGAGAAGCTGACAGGCCTGGCTTTGTCGTGCGGCGCTCAGGAGCTGGCGCCCGAGCTCGGCTGCCCGCAGGCGTAGGCCGCGCCACGCTTCCAGAATCGGGAGGATGACGCGCGCAAGCTCCTCCTTGCCGGCGAGCAGCCGCCGAACATGCTCCTCGAACTTGCCGCCCTTGCTTGATGGGACCAGCAGCCCGAATGTCTTCATCAGACCACGGATCTGGTTTGAGAGCTCGGTGCTGATCCGGACCAGCTTGGTGCGCGCTGCGACCAAGGTCCGCATCAGCATGCTGTCATAGCCCTTCACCCGGACCTCGCGAAAGAAGCCGACCTCGGCCAGATGCGCCAGGCCGTCGGCATCGTTCGCATCTGTTTTGTTTGGAGCCATGTCGAGCGCCGCCTTGGCATGCCGCGCGTCGATGCAGATCGCCGGAAGGCCTTCTGCCGTCAGCGCATGGTAAAACCACACCGACAACGGACCGGTCTCGAATACGACCCGCTCAACTTCGGGCGCCCGCTGACGGATCACCTCAGCGAGAAGTCTCGGATCCGACGGGCACTTGCCGCGCCAAATCCGCTTGCCTGCCCGCCGCACGGATACTGCCGTCTCTTTCAACGATACGTCGAGACCGATATACTCGCCCATGGTTGTTCTCCATTCGATGCTTGGGCCCGGCCGCAAGTCGAGAGCCCGTTCGTTCATCTTATCGGGGAACAACCACCCATTCGAACGGCCAGTAGAGGCCCGGAGGCGCCGCGCTCCCGCGATTACCCCATGTGTGGAAACGGCGTTCTGCGTGAAGTTTGGTGAGGCGCCGGCAGTCTTGAGGGTCAGGCTGTCATCGCTTTCATCAACGCCGGAGCGCCGAGGATGGCGATGACCCGCTTGAGATTATGGGCCAGGACATGGAGGCTGATCTCGGTTCCGACATTCGGCAGTCGGCGGGTGAGGAAGTGACTTCGGCCCATCCAGTCCTTGATGGTGCCGAAGACGTGCTCGACCGTGCGTCTTCGGATCCGCATGGCGTCGGGCATATGGTCGAGCCGGTGCTGCATGGCTTCGATCACCGCCTCATGCTCCCAGCGCTTGATGCGGCGCTGCTTGCCGGTGGTGCATTGGTCCTTGACGCGGCAGGCGCCGCAGCCGTCAGCCCAGTAGGTGTGGAGCGTCATCTCCTTCTCGACCGACGAGAAGCGCCATGTGAGCGTCTCGCCGGCAGGACATCGATAGGTGTCGCTCGCAGTATCGTAGGTGAAGTCCTGCTTGCCCCAGCGTCCGTCGGCCTTGGCCCCTGATGTCAGGGGCTTGGGGACGATGGCGTTGATGCCGATCTCGTCGCAGGCCAGCACCTCCGCGCCCGCGAAGTAGCCACGATCGGCCAGCACGGTCAGCGCCTCGGTTGCCGCGGCGTCTTTCGCCTGGCGTCCCATATTCGCCAGTTGGCTTCGGTCGTGGCCGACATTGGTGACCTCGTGAGCCACGATCAGATGATGTTTGGCGTCGACCGCCGCTTGAACGTTATAGCCGACGAGGCCGGTGCCCTTGCCGTTGGTGGCCATGGCGCGGGCGTCGGGGTCGGTCAGCGAGATTTGACGATCGGGCGCCACCGCGACGACGCGGTCCATCGCCTGAAGCTCCCGCATCTGCTGGCGCAGGCGATCGAGCCGCTCCTTGAGGCGGACGGTGCGCATCTGCGCCAGCTCACCTGCCGATCGACCGTATCGAGCATCGACAGATAGCGCGCGATGCTTGCCTCCACCTGCTCCATCCGGCGGCGGATCGCGCCGGGCGTGAAGTTCCTGTCGCGCGTGTTGACGGCCTTGAACCGACTCCCGTCCACGGCAACCGTGCCGCCCGCCAAGAGGCCAAGCTGGCGGCACAACACGACGAACTGCGCGCAGGCGGCCCGGATCGCATCCCCATTGTCGCGGCGAAAGTCGGCGATCGTCTTGAAGTCGGGGGCCAGTTTGCCCGTCAGCCACATCACCTCGACGTTGCGGCCGGCCTCGCGCTCCAGCCGGCGGCTCGACTGAACCTGGTTGAGGTAGCCGTAGAGGTACAGCTTGAGCAGCGTCGCAGCATGGTATCCAGGCCGCCCCGTCGCGGCCGGGCCGGCTCTGCGTTGGGTGGGAGCGGTCATGCGGTTGGAACCATGGAAAGGCGCAGACCGATCTCTCCGACCTCCTATCGTCTTCCCTCACGGATCTCGCTCCTCGGAGGGGCTCCTTGTTGTTGCGCCGGTTCGGGTATCAAGGCACAATTTCATCAGGCCTGTGGCACGACGTGCCGACGGGTCGTGCTGGAGACGAGCGCATGAGCGAAGAGTCGCGCACCGCGCGGCGGCTCGCAGCTATCCTTGCCGCGGATGTGACGGGATATTCGCGCCTCATGGGCGCCGATGAGGAAGGCACGCTGGCCGCGCTCAAGGGCCATCGCAAGGAGCTCATCGATCCCCTGATCGCTCAGCACCAGGGCCGCATCGTCAAGACGACCGGGGACGGCCTTCTCATCGAGTTCGCATCCATCGTCGATGCGGTGCGGTTTGCAGTGGTGATGCAGCAGGGGATGAAGGATCGCAACGCGAACCTCGACGCCGACCATTGCGTCCGCTTTCGCGTGGGCATCAATGTCGGCGACGTGATCGTCGAAGACGGCGACATCTTCGGAGACGGCGTGAATGTCGCGGCGCGGCTCCAGGCGCTCGCCGAGCCCGGCGAGATATGCGTCAGCGCCACGGTGCGCGAACATGTCGGTGAGAAACTTCCTATCGGGTTCACCGACCTGGGCGAGCACAGCGTCAAGAACATCGCGCGGCCGGTCCATGTCTATCAGATCGAGACGCGCTTCGAGCCCAGGACCGCCTCCCCAGGCAAGCCGGAACCTGCAATGCTCGCGCTTCCCGATCGCCCTTCTATCGCCGTGCTGCCATTCGCCAACATGAGCGGTGATGCCGAGCAGGACTATTTCTGCGACGGCATGGTCGAGGACATCATTACCGGCCTTTCGCGCCTCAAGTGGCTGTTCGTCATCGCGCGCAATTCGAGCTTCGTCTACAAGGGCAGATCGGTGGACGTGAAGCAGGTGGGGCGCGATCTGGGTGTGCGCTATGTCCTCGAGGGCAGCGCACGCAAGGCGGCGAACCGCGTCCGCGTCACCGGTCAGGTGGTCGAAGCCGAGAGCGGTCGGCACGTCTGGGCAGAGCGCTACGACCGGACGCTGGATGACATCTTCGCACTCCAGGACGAACTCACGACAAGTGTGGTCGCCGCCATCGAGCCAAGCCTGCGCCAGGCGGAGGTCGAGCGCGTCAAGCGAAAGCGGCCCGATAATCTCGATGCCTACGACCTGCTGCTCCGCGCCATCCCCGACGTCTATCCGGCCATGCCGGCTCGCGCCGCGAAGGCGCTGCCGCTGCTCGAAAGCGCGCTCAGCCTTGAGCCGGACTACGCCGCCGCGGACGGCTTCGCGGCATGGTGCCACGAAATCCTGTTCGTGCGCGGCGGCGCGCACGAAGAGAACCGGCTCGGCGCTGCCCGCCACGCCTACGCCGCCATCGCCAATGGACGCGACGACGCCACCGCGCTGGCTCTCGGAGGCTTCGCCATCGGCCTCGTCGCCCACGACCGCGCAGCCGCGTGTCGGGCCTTCGAGGCGGCGCTGGCGTTGAGCCCGTCATGCTCGCTCGCCTATGGCTTCGGAAGCGTGGTGATGGCTACGGGCGGCGATGCGGATCGGGGCATTGAATGGGGCGAGCATGCGCTCCGCCTGAGCCCGTTCGACCCGATGAGCTACGGTCCGCTATTCGCCATCACGTTCGGCCATTTCCAGCGCGCTGAGTACGAGGCGGCCGCGGAGGCGGCGCGCAGGTGTTTCCAGGCCAATCCCAACTGGAGCTATGCGCACATGCTGCTGGCGGCGACGCATGCGAGACTCGGGCAGGGCGCTGCCGCCCATGAGGCCGCCGCACGCGTGCTAGAGCTTGAGCCGGGCTATACGATCGGCGGGATGCGCGCCGCCATAGGCCTCCACCCGTCCATCGCCGAGCCGCTGTCCGAGGCGCTGCGTCAAGCCGGGCTGCCGGCATAGAGGAGCGCTAGCGGTCCGCTGCGGGGTCGGAAGCGGACTACCATCGCCTCCGCTTCTCGGCCTCGCCCAGCATTGGCTTGCGGCCGTTGCGGCTTTTGAACCGATTGAAAATGCGGCTCGTTCGGCGCATGTCTAGGAAGGACGCGCTGCCGTCGCGGCGCTTGAGGTTTCGGTTCTCGCCATGCTCGACAAATCAGTGCCGCCCCGCACGCTCAAGCTCAACGCCGCCGACAACGTCGTCGTCGCAGTCGATCCAGTTGACGCCGGCGTGACGGCGGCCGGTGTCGAGGCGCTGAAGCGGATTCCGCGCGGGCACAAGATGGCGATCGCGCCGATCGCCAAGGACCAGCCGATCCGCAAATTCGGCCAGATCATCGGCTTCGCCACGACCGACATTCCGCCGGGCGAATGGGTGCATGAGCACAATACCGGCTTCCACGCCTTCGATCGCGACTACGCCTATGCGGCCGAGGCGAAGCCGGAATTCGTGCTGCCGGTCGAGCAGCAGGCGACCTTCGAGGGCTTCCGCCGCGCCAACGGCAAGGCCGGCACGCGCAACTATGTCGGCATCCTCACCTCGGTGAACTGCTCGGCCTCGGCCGCGCGCTTCATGGCCGAGGAGGTCAAGCGCTCCGGGCTGCTCGACGACTATCCGAATGTCGACGGCGTGATCGCGCTCACCCACGGCACCGGCTGCGGCATCGACTACAACGGCGAGAGCTTCGAGGTGCTGAAGCGCACCACCTGGGGCTATGCCTGCAACCCGAACATGGCGGCGGTTCTGGTCGTCGGCCTCGGCTGCGAGGGCTTCCAGATCAGCCGCATGAAGGAGGCCTATGGCATCACCGAAAGCGACGTCTTCCGCACGCTGACGATCCAGGAGACGGGCGGCACGAAGAAGGCGGTCGCGGCCGGCATCGAGGCGCTGAAGACGATGCTGCCGATCGCCAACAAGGCGGTACGCGAGACGGTGCCGGCTTCCGAGCTGATGCTGGCCCTGCAGTGCGGCGGCTCTGACGGTTACTCCGGCATCACTGCCAACCCGGCGCTGGGCGCCGCCGTCGACATCCTCGTCGAGCATGGCGGCACGGCGATCCTCTCCGAGACGCCGGAGATTTATGGCGCCGAGCATCTGCTGACGCGCCGCGCCGCGACGCGCGAGGTCGGCGAGAAGCTCGTCGGCATCATCAAATGGTGGGAGGATTACACCGAGCGCGCCCGGATGAGCATGAACAACAATCCCTCGCCGGGAAACAAGGCGGGCGGGCTCACCACCATCCTGGAGAAGTCGCTGGGTGCGGCGGCCAAGGGCGGCACCAAGACGCTCTCGGCGGTCTATCACTATGCCGAGCCGGTGACGGAGAAGGGCTTCGTCTACATGGACACGCCCGGCTACGACCCCGTCGCGGCGACGGGACAGGTGGCCGGCGGCGCCAATATCCTCGCCTTCACCACCGGCCGCGGCTCGGCCTATGGCTGCAAGCCGACGCCTTCGATGAAGCTCGCGACCAACACGCCGATCTACGAGAAGATGATCGACGACATGGACATCAATTGCGGCGACGTGCTCGACGGTGTCTCTCTGGAGCAGAAGGGCCGCGAGATCTTCGAGAAGCTGCTCAAGGTCGCCTCGGGCGAGAAGACCAAGTCCGAACAGCTCGGCTATGGCGACGCCGAGTTCGTACCCTGGCAGATCGGCGCGACGATGTGAGGCCGGGCAGGGCTCGCTCAGCCCTGCAACAGCCTGACACGCGTACCCCAGGGGTCGAGGCTCTCGAACCCGCCGGACAGCGGCGTCGCCGCGATGCCAGCCGCCGTGAGGCGGTCGGCCTGAGCGGTCATCAGCTCCGGCTTTTCCGTCATCAGCGAGAACCAGGCGAGGCCGGTGCTGCCGTCGTCGCGCCGCCCGGCGCCGGCGCTGTTCCAGGTGTTCAGCGCCAGATGATGGTGGTAGCCGCCCGAGGACAGGAAACTGGCCGAGTCGCGCCGGCTCGTCGGCGCCAGGCCAAGCAGATCGCGATAGAAGCGGTCGCCTGTCTCGACATCACCAACGCGCAGGTGGACGTGCCCGATGCGCAGCCCCTCCGGCGCCTTGGCATAGTCGCTTGCGCGCGTGTCGGTCAGCGACAGGATGTCGTCGACGTCGAGCCGGTGCGTGCCCATCACGACGCGGCCGCTTTCCCAGCGCCAGCCTTCGGCAGGGCGGTCGGCATAGACCTCGATGCCGTTGCCTTCGGGATCGTTGAGGTAGACGGCCTCGCTGACGCTATGGTCGGCGAAGCCCGTCAGCGGCGTGCGGTTGCGCGCGACATGGACGAGCCAGCGCGCCAGATCCCGCCGGCTCGGCATCAGGAAGGCGATATGGAAGAGCCCGGCGGCGGTCGGCGGCTCGAGCGCCGCATTCGGGCGCGGCTCCAGCGTGAGCAGGGCGCCTTCGCCGGTACCGAGCGTGACGGAGGCCGCTCCGCGCGCCAGCACGGATAGGCCGATGACGTCGCGGTAGTAGCTGGTCACCCGCTCGACGTCGCGCACCTTGAGCGCGGCGGCGCCCACCCGGATCGGCGTTCTGCTGGCGAAGCCCGGCCCCGCTGCCGGCGCTGAGACCGGGCCGCCCTCGGCCCGGGCGGCGAAGGAGGCCGCGGCCGCGAGCGAGGAGGCTCCGGCGAGCTGAAGCAAGGTGCGGCGAGTGAGGGCGCTGTTCATAGTTCGAGGGGCATCGGCGGTGATTGCGTGGAGCTTGCTTCATGGTCACGAAATCCCGCGCGGCGCATCTCACAAGCGCGTGGGCGGGTTTTCCGGGCAAGCCTCTGGAGGGAAGCTTTCGCGACGGGGCTGCTGCGATGTCTCTCCACACCTTGAACCGGATCTGTCCTGGCAGCGACCAAGCACCGGGCCGGCGCTGCCGCCGTCTGGCGGGCTCGGCTTCTTTGTCATCGGTTGGGGACATCATGAAGACCGTGTTTCTCGTCACGATCCCGCGCGTCCTGCTCGGGCTGCTTTTCCTCGTCAGCGCCGTCGACGGCTTCTGGTGGCTGGCGACCGGGACCAATCTCATTCACCCGCCGACGAGCGAACGCGGGCTCGCCTTCGAGACGGCGCTTCAGAACTCGGGCTTCATCTGGCCGATGGTCAAGGTGGTGAACCTTACCGGGGCGCTGAGCCTGCTGTTCAACCGCGCGCCCGCCTTCGGTCTGGCGTTGCTTGCGCCGATCATGGCCGTGATCGTGTTCTTCCACCTCGTGCTGAACCCGCAGGGCATCCCCGTCGCGCTCATCATGGCGGTGCTCGGAGTGCTGCTGGTCGTCGCCTATCGCGACCGCTACCGGGCGCTGTTCCGTTGACGGCCTTCTCGCTCCGGATTCCGCGTCATTCCGGGCGAAGCGAAGCGGAGACCCGGAATCCATCATAGAGCGCAGTGCCCTCCGATGGATCCCGGATCGGCGCCGCGAACGCGGCTTGTCCGGGATGACGGAGGGCGGAGCAGGCTAGACCGAAAAGCCCTTGAGCCTGTCGCCGAGCAGGCCGATCCGCTCGGCTGCGACATTGGCGATGGCGATGCGCAGATGGTTCTCCTGCACGGGGCCGAAATAGGGGCCGGGCAGGGCGAGCACGCCGCGCTCCTCGACCAGCCGGCGTACGACATCGGCTGCCGGCGTGCCTTCGAAGGGGTGGGCGACATAGGCGAAATAGGCGCCTGCCGAGAGCACGCGCCAATCGTTCAGCGGCGCCATCGCCTGCCGGAACAGGGCGGCGCGGTCATTGATCTCGGCGCGGTTGCGCTCGCGCCAGTCGCGAATGCCGTCGATGCCCCAGGTGACGGCGGCCTGCCCGGCGCGAACCGGGCTGATCTGGACGCAGTCGAGCACCTTGCCGATCTGGGCAAGGACGGCTTCGCCGGCCGTGATCGCGCCGAGCCGCCAGCCCGGAACGGCATAGGCCTTGGAGAAGCTGTAGAGACCGATCACGGAATCCCGCCAGCTGCTTGCGGCGAAGACCTCATGCGGCTTCGCAACTGCTGCGGGCAGGAAGTCCCGGTAGGTTTCGTCGAGCACCAGCCAGATGCCGCGCCGGGCGCAGAGTTCGGCGAAGGCCGCGATCGTCTCGGGCGGATAGACCGCGCCGGTCGGGTTGTTGGGCGTCACCAGCACGATCGCGCGGGTGCGGCCGTCGATCAGCGCCTCGGCCGTGGCGGCGTCCGGCACAAAACCGGCTTCTGGCGCGCAGGGCAGCGGGCGCGCCTCGACGCCGAGCATGGTCAGCGTCATCTCGTGATTGAAATACCAGGGCGTCGGCAGCAGTACATTGTCGCCGGCGCGGGCAAGCGCCATCATCGTGACGACATAGGCCTGGTTGCAGCCCGCGGTGATGGCAACCTCGCCGGGAGCGAAGGGCGCGCCGTAGATCCGTGAAATCTCCGCCGCATAGGCCCCGCGCAGCGTGGCGTCGCCGGTGATGCTGCCATAGCGCGTGGCGGCGGGGTCGGCGGCCGCTTCGGCAAGCTTGTCGAGCAGCGCCTGAGGTGGCGGCGAGCCGGGCACCGCCTGCGACAGGTCGACCAACGGGCCGAAACGCCCGTCATAGGCGCGTGCCCAGCCCTGCGCCTCGGGGATTGGCGGGCTGCCGGTGTCGATGAGATCGGGATTGAGCGAGGCGGGCACGGTCGTCGGCATGATCCGACTGGTTTGCGGCGTGCGCCTCGTTCCGTCAATCGCCTTGGAAGCGTCGCAAAGCGCGGTCCATATCTGGAAGGCTTCCATTCAAGCGAGCGGGCGGGCCATGCAGGACGAGACCGAGGACGCGATCGCCGAGCTCCATGCCATGCTCGACCGGGCGGACAGCATTCTCAGCTTCACCGGCGCGGGAATTTCGACGGAGTCGGGCGTGCCGGATTTCCGCTCGCCCGGCTCGCCCTGGATGGTCAACAAGCCGATTCCCTTCGAGGCCTTCGTGCAGAGCCGCGAAGCGCGGATCGAGGCCTGGCGCCGCAAGTTCGCGATGGACGACCATTATCGCGAGGCCCGGCCGAATATCGGCCACCGGGCGCTGGCGCGGCTGGTGGCGGATCGGCGCTCGCCCGCCATCGTGACGCAGAATATCGACGGGCTGCACCAGGCCTCCGGCGTACCGGCCGGTCAGGTGATCGAGCTGCACGGCAACGGCACCTACGCGACCTGCCTCAACTGCGGCTGGCGCCATGAACTCGCGGCGATCCGCCCCGCCTTCGAGGCGAGCGGCGAGCCGCCGAGTTGCATGATGTGCACGGGGCCGGTGAAGTCGGCGACGATCTCCTTCGGCCAGGCGATGCCGCAGGGGGCGATGATGCGGGCACAGGCGCTGACGCTGGAATGCGATCTGTTCCTGGTCGTCGGGTCGTCGCTGGTCGTCTATCCGGCGGCGACCTTGCCCGTGATCGCGAAGCGACAGGGCGCCAAGCTCGTCATCCTCAACCGCGAGCCGACGGAGCTCGACCCGATCGCCGATCTCGTCATCCGCGCTGAGAGCGGCGTGGCGTTGGGGCCCTTGCTGAATTGAGGGGCGCTAGATCGCCGCGCGTCCTATCGGACGCGAAGTGGCGATCTATCCTTTTGTTTAAGCATCGGATTTCTCTGAAAAGTGGATTCCACTTTTCGGTCCGATGCTCTAGTCACGCGTCGCGAGCGCCAACCTGACCGCCAAGCCGCCGAACACGGCACCCATCAACCTTTGTGGGAGGCGCGCCAGGGAAGGACGACGCGCCAGGGCATGGCCGATGCGGCTCGCGGCAAGGATGACGATGCCGTTCGTCACGAAGCCCATGACGTTGAGGATTGTCGCAAGGACGATGACCTGCAGCACGATGGAGCCCGCTTCCGGCTTTAGAAACTGCGGCAGCAGCGCAAGCATGAAGAGCGCCATTTTCGGGTTGAGCAGATTGGTCCAGAGCCCCTGCAGGAAGATGCGCCGCAAGGATACCGCCGGCACATGGCCCGGCGCGAAGAGCGGTGCCTGCGAGCGCAGAGTCATCCAGGCGAGGTAGGCGAGATAGGCCGCACCGAGCCAGCGCAGCACATCGTAGGCCGTCGGTACCATGACGAAGAGCTGGGACAGGCCGAACGCCGCGGCGAAGGCCTGCAGATAGCTGCCCACCGCAATGCCAGCATAGGTGAGGAAACCGGCTACGCGCCCCTGGCTGAGGCTGCGTGAAGCGATCAGCAGCATATCCGGCCCAGGTGTGGCAGTGAGGACCGCCGCCGCAGCGGTGAAGAGCGCGAGCGTGGACAGGTCGATCATGTTGCCTCCGCCGATATGTCGGTGGCGCACCCCTAGCACGCGGCTTGCGATTCGATCAGCGCGGCCTGTGCAGCTGCGCGATGCGATGATGTGGACGATATGTTGCAGGCTGTAGCCCGAAGCCCCAGCAGTGGTATCTTGGTGACACGAATCAAGTGTTGTGCGTGGGGGTGAGCGGCACATGTCCGACGAATTCGGTGAGAGCGGGCGGCCACCGATGGGTCCCATCCAGTCACTCAACCGCGTCATGCGGCTCGATGGGCCGAGCGGTCACGCTTCCGAGGTTCCGGTCGAGATCGCCGGCTACGTCAAATGGTTCGATGTCTCGAAAGGCTACGGCTTCGTCGTTCCCGAGACGGGCGGTGCCGATATCCTCCTGCACGTCACCATTCTGAAGCGCGATGGTTTCAATACGATAGCCGAAGGTGCTCGCATTGTGCTCGAAGCGGTCGAGAAAGCCCGCGGGCGCCAGGCCGTGCGGGTGCTCTCGATCGATACCTCCTCCGGGCTCCACCCGTCCGAGATGCCGATGGCGCGCACCAACGTCGCGGTGACGCCGACCAGCGGGCTCGAGCGCATGGTGGTGAAGTGGTTCAACCGGCTGCGTGGCTTCGGCTTCGTCTCGAAGGGCGAAGGTGCCCCCGATGTCTTCGTGCATATGGAGACGCTGCGGCGCTATGGCCTTGTCGAGCTGATCCCGGGACAGGCCGTGCTGGTGCGCTACGGACCTGGACCCAAGGGCTTGATGGCGGCCGAGGTGCGGCTTGAGCAGGGCGGCGCTGCCGTTTCGCATTGACGAACTGCTAAGTATGACAGCGAAACCGAGCATGTCGCCAGCCTGTCGTCGGCGCCTTTCTTGGCTATCGGCCTAAGCCGACAGTTCGCTTTTACCCTTCCTCAATCGGCACGGTTATGATGAGGCCTTCTCGGGAGGCCTCCCCATCCTCGTTCTCGTCAGCGATCACGACGGCCGGTGCCATTCGCTGCAGCGCACGCTCTCGCTCTGGGGGGCTTGTTCGGCGTGCGGCCCGAGCGAGGTTGGCTCTGCCACGGACCGCGGACGGCTGCTCGTCGTCGATCTCGACCTGTC
It includes:
- a CDS encoding aminotransferase, whose product is MPTTVPASLNPDLIDTGSPPIPEAQGWARAYDGRFGPLVDLSQAVPGSPPPQALLDKLAEAAADPAATRYGSITGDATLRGAYAAEISRIYGAPFAPGEVAITAGCNQAYVVTMMALARAGDNVLLPTPWYFNHEMTLTMLGVEARPLPCAPEAGFVPDAATAEALIDGRTRAIVLVTPNNPTGAVYPPETIAAFAELCARRGIWLVLDETYRDFLPAAVAKPHEVFAASSWRDSVIGLYSFSKAYAVPGWRLGAITAGEAVLAQIGKVLDCVQISPVRAGQAAVTWGIDGIRDWRERNRAEINDRAALFRQAMAPLNDWRVLSAGAYFAYVAHPFEGTPAADVVRRLVEERGVLALPGPYFGPVQENHLRIAIANVAAERIGLLGDRLKGFSV
- a CDS encoding altronate dehydratase family protein, which produces MLDKSVPPRTLKLNAADNVVVAVDPVDAGVTAAGVEALKRIPRGHKMAIAPIAKDQPIRKFGQIIGFATTDIPPGEWVHEHNTGFHAFDRDYAYAAEAKPEFVLPVEQQATFEGFRRANGKAGTRNYVGILTSVNCSASAARFMAEEVKRSGLLDDYPNVDGVIALTHGTGCGIDYNGESFEVLKRTTWGYACNPNMAAVLVVGLGCEGFQISRMKEAYGITESDVFRTLTIQETGGTKKAVAAGIEALKTMLPIANKAVRETVPASELMLALQCGGSDGYSGITANPALGAAVDILVEHGGTAILSETPEIYGAEHLLTRRAATREVGEKLVGIIKWWEDYTERARMSMNNNPSPGNKAGGLTTILEKSLGAAAKGGTKTLSAVYHYAEPVTEKGFVYMDTPGYDPVAATGQVAGGANILAFTTGRGSAYGCKPTPSMKLATNTPIYEKMIDDMDINCGDVLDGVSLEQKGREIFEKLLKVASGEKTKSEQLGYGDAEFVPWQIGATM
- a CDS encoding LysE family translocator, which produces MIDLSTLALFTAAAAVLTATPGPDMLLIASRSLSQGRVAGFLTYAGIAVGSYLQAFAAAFGLSQLFVMVPTAYDVLRWLGAAYLAYLAWMTLRSQAPLFAPGHVPAVSLRRIFLQGLWTNLLNPKMALFMLALLPQFLKPEAGSIVLQVIVLATILNVMGFVTNGIVILAASRIGHALARRPSLARLPQRLMGAVFGGLAVRLALATRD
- a CDS encoding VOC family protein, encoding MNSALTRRTLLQLAGASSLAAAASFAARAEGGPVSAPAAGPGFASRTPIRVGAAALKVRDVERVTSYYRDVIGLSVLARGAASVTLGTGEGALLTLEPRPNAALEPPTAAGLFHIAFLMPSRRDLARWLVHVARNRTPLTGFADHSVSEAVYLNDPEGNGIEVYADRPAEGWRWESGRVVMGTHRLDVDDILSLTDTRASDYAKAPEGLRIGHVHLRVGDVETGDRFYRDLLGLAPTSRRDSASFLSSGGYHHHLALNTWNSAGAGRRDDGSTGLAWFSLMTEKPELMTAQADRLTAAGIAATPLSGGFESLDPWGTRVRLLQG
- a CDS encoding adenylate/guanylate cyclase domain-containing protein, producing the protein MLLRRFGYQGTISSGLWHDVPTGRAGDERMSEESRTARRLAAILAADVTGYSRLMGADEEGTLAALKGHRKELIDPLIAQHQGRIVKTTGDGLLIEFASIVDAVRFAVVMQQGMKDRNANLDADHCVRFRVGINVGDVIVEDGDIFGDGVNVAARLQALAEPGEICVSATVREHVGEKLPIGFTDLGEHSVKNIARPVHVYQIETRFEPRTASPGKPEPAMLALPDRPSIAVLPFANMSGDAEQDYFCDGMVEDIITGLSRLKWLFVIARNSSFVYKGRSVDVKQVGRDLGVRYVLEGSARKAANRVRVTGQVVEAESGRHVWAERYDRTLDDIFALQDELTTSVVAAIEPSLRQAEVERVKRKRPDNLDAYDLLLRAIPDVYPAMPARAAKALPLLESALSLEPDYAAADGFAAWCHEILFVRGGAHEENRLGAARHAYAAIANGRDDATALALGGFAIGLVAHDRAAACRAFEAALALSPSCSLAYGFGSVVMATGGDADRGIEWGEHALRLSPFDPMSYGPLFAITFGHFQRAEYEAAAEAARRCFQANPNWSYAHMLLAATHARLGQGAAAHEAAARVLELEPGYTIGGMRAAIGLHPSIAEPLSEALRQAGLPA
- a CDS encoding IS110 family transposase; its protein translation is MGEYIGLDVSLKETAVSVRRAGKRIWRGKCPSDPRLLAEVIRQRAPEVERVVFETGPLSVWFYHALTAEGLPAICIDARHAKAALDMAPNKTDANDADGLAHLAEVGFFREVRVKGYDSMLMRTLVAARTKLVRISTELSNQIRGLMKTFGLLVPSSKGGKFEEHVRRLLAGKEELARVILPILEAWRGLRLRAAELGRQLLSAARQSQACQLLMSIPGVGAVTATSFATAIEDPANFSKSRSVGAWLGLTTRRYQSGEVDYDGHISRRGDAHIRGLLYEAATVILTRAQADSALRSWGLKLREKLGFKRAAVAVARKLAVIMHAMLKSGEPFNRTAA